In the genome of Raphanus sativus cultivar WK10039 chromosome 4, ASM80110v3, whole genome shotgun sequence, one region contains:
- the LOC108848824 gene encoding uncharacterized protein LOC108848824 isoform X1 gives MSGSGGVSIARSAIRGENRFYNPPAMRRMQQQLREKQQRQEQEEEEEDKELSSASMPPPRLRKRAQARSKNRAVVSGSEVSVGSSESSGSGRGRSEGSNLDRFLDHTTPLVHPHPLRRSRCESECRTYFVLEDLWESFAEWSAYGAGVPLHMHGTDSTVQYYVPYLSGIQLYLLVDPSKKESNPVEDSEEISELDKLPKHAKPLENAVDLSISELNRVSLGDQSGTGSLSSGETEISSNPHGRLLFEYLEYEPPFAREPLANKVSDLASRFPELMTYRSCDLSPSSWVSVSWYPIYRIPVGPTLQNLDACFLTFHSLSTPPPQIGSMGCSDTKQSVKVVPLPTFGLASYKLKVSVWNQNRAQESQKLSSLQQAADKWLKRLQVDHPDYMFFTSNGHK, from the exons ATGTCGGGTTCGGGAGGAGTATCAATCGCAAGGTCAGCGATCCGCGGTGAGAACCGGTTTTACAATCCGCCGGCGATGCGGAGGATGCAGCAGCAGTTGAGGGAGAAGCAGCAAcgacaagaacaagaagaagaagaagaagataaggagCTTTCGTCTGCTTCGATGCCGCCGCCTCGTCTGAGGAAAAGAGCTCAGGCTAGGAGCAAGAATCGGGCGGTGGTTTCCGGGTCGGAAGTATCCGTCGGGTCATCTGAATCTTCCGGGTCGGGTCGGGGTAGGAGCGAGGGGTCAAACTTGGATCGGTTCTTGGACCACACCACTCCCCTTGTTCATCCCCATCCCCTG AGGAGGAGCAGGTGTGAATCTGAGTGCCGTACATACTTTGTTCTGGAGGATCTGTGGGAGTCTTTTGCGGAATGGAGTGCGTACGGTGCTGGTGTTCCTCTACATATGCATGGGACCGACTCCACCGTCCAGTACTATGTTCCTTACTTATCTGGCATTCAGTTGTATCTACTAGTTGACCCATCTAAGAAAGAAAG TAATCCAGTTGAAGATAGTGAAGAAATTAGTGAGCTTGATAAGTTACCTAAACATGCTAAGCCTCTAGAGAATGCGGTGGACTTGAGTATCAGCGAACTGAATAGAGTTAGTCTGGGAGATCAATCTGGTACCGGTTCATTGTCAAGTGGAGAGACTGAGATCAGCAGCAACCCTCATGGACGGTTATTGTTTGAGTACTTGGAGTATGAACCTCCTTTTGCCCGTGAACCTCTCGCTAACAAA GTATCAGATCTCGCCTCAAGGTTTCCTGAGCTAATGACGTACCGGAGCTGTGATCTTTCTCCCTCAAGTTGGGTCTCTGTCTCATG GTATCCAATATACAGAATACCGGTTGGTCCAACACTACAAAATCTCGATGCATGCTTTTTAACTTTCCACTCTCTCTCAACACCACCTCCTCAAA TAGGTTCAATGGGTTGTAGTGATACTAAGCAATCCGTGAAGGTGGTACCGTTGCCTACTTTTGGACTCGCATCTTATAAGCTTAAAGTATCTGTGTGGAACCAAAACAGAGCTCAAGAGTCCCAAAAGCTCTCGTCTTTGCAACAAGCTGCAGACAAATGGCTTAAGCGTCTGCAAGTTGATCATCCTGACTACATGTTCTTCACCTCCAACGGCCACAAATGA
- the LOC108848824 gene encoding uncharacterized protein LOC108848824 isoform X2, with the protein MSGSGGVSIARSAIRGENRFYNPPAMRRMQQQLREKQQRQEQEEEEEDKELSSASMPPPRLRKRAQARSKNRAVVSGSEVSVGSSESSGSGRGRSEGSNLDRFLDHTTPLVHPHPLRRSRCESECRTYFVLEDLWESFAEWSAYGAGVPLHMHGTDSTVQYYVPYLSGIQLYLLVDPSKKESNPVEDSEEISELDKLPKHAKPLENAVDLSISELNRVSLGDQSGTGSLSSGETEISSNPHGRLLFEYLEYEPPFAREPLANKVSDLASRFPELMTYRSCDLSPSSWVSVSWYPIYRIPVGPTLQNLDACFLTFHSLSTPPPQSSMGCSDTKQSVKVVPLPTFGLASYKLKVSVWNQNRAQESQKLSSLQQAADKWLKRLQVDHPDYMFFTSNGHK; encoded by the exons ATGTCGGGTTCGGGAGGAGTATCAATCGCAAGGTCAGCGATCCGCGGTGAGAACCGGTTTTACAATCCGCCGGCGATGCGGAGGATGCAGCAGCAGTTGAGGGAGAAGCAGCAAcgacaagaacaagaagaagaagaagaagataaggagCTTTCGTCTGCTTCGATGCCGCCGCCTCGTCTGAGGAAAAGAGCTCAGGCTAGGAGCAAGAATCGGGCGGTGGTTTCCGGGTCGGAAGTATCCGTCGGGTCATCTGAATCTTCCGGGTCGGGTCGGGGTAGGAGCGAGGGGTCAAACTTGGATCGGTTCTTGGACCACACCACTCCCCTTGTTCATCCCCATCCCCTG AGGAGGAGCAGGTGTGAATCTGAGTGCCGTACATACTTTGTTCTGGAGGATCTGTGGGAGTCTTTTGCGGAATGGAGTGCGTACGGTGCTGGTGTTCCTCTACATATGCATGGGACCGACTCCACCGTCCAGTACTATGTTCCTTACTTATCTGGCATTCAGTTGTATCTACTAGTTGACCCATCTAAGAAAGAAAG TAATCCAGTTGAAGATAGTGAAGAAATTAGTGAGCTTGATAAGTTACCTAAACATGCTAAGCCTCTAGAGAATGCGGTGGACTTGAGTATCAGCGAACTGAATAGAGTTAGTCTGGGAGATCAATCTGGTACCGGTTCATTGTCAAGTGGAGAGACTGAGATCAGCAGCAACCCTCATGGACGGTTATTGTTTGAGTACTTGGAGTATGAACCTCCTTTTGCCCGTGAACCTCTCGCTAACAAA GTATCAGATCTCGCCTCAAGGTTTCCTGAGCTAATGACGTACCGGAGCTGTGATCTTTCTCCCTCAAGTTGGGTCTCTGTCTCATG GTATCCAATATACAGAATACCGGTTGGTCCAACACTACAAAATCTCGATGCATGCTTTTTAACTTTCCACTCTCTCTCAACACCACCTCCTCAAA GTTCAATGGGTTGTAGTGATACTAAGCAATCCGTGAAGGTGGTACCGTTGCCTACTTTTGGACTCGCATCTTATAAGCTTAAAGTATCTGTGTGGAACCAAAACAGAGCTCAAGAGTCCCAAAAGCTCTCGTCTTTGCAACAAGCTGCAGACAAATGGCTTAAGCGTCTGCAAGTTGATCATCCTGACTACATGTTCTTCACCTCCAACGGCCACAAATGA
- the LOC108848497 gene encoding probable polygalacturonase isoform X4: MPVALVLLLALISLIRSHGAGNVCDLGRRPNSRPHSVSILEFGAVGDGKTLNTVAFQNAVFYLKSFADKGGAQLYVPPGRWLTGSFNLTSHLTLFLERDAVILASQDPSHWQVVDPLPSYGRGIDLPGRRHMSLINGYELRDVVVTGDNGTIDGQGLFWWDRFNSHSLKYSRPHLVEFVSSENVIVSNLTFLNAPAYTIHTVYCSHVYIHRVTANTSPESPYTIGIVPDSSDNVCIQDSNINMGYDAISLKSGWDQYGISYARATANVQIRDVHLRAASGSSISFGSEMSGGISDVVVRGAYMHDSLSGIAFRTTKGRGGYIKEIDVSNIHMVNVGTAFLANGSFGTHPDSGFDENAFPLVSHIRLHGIVGENITIAGELFGTEESPFTSVVLSDISLSMTNSGSPDDDSWRCLYVEGSSQSVVPEPCSELESYGNSYGRAVA; this comes from the exons ATGCCA GTGGCACTAGTTTTGCTTCTGGCATTGATCAGTCTGATTCGTAGCCACGGCGCAGGAAACGTATGCGATCTTGGTCGGAGACCGAACTCGAGGCCACACAGCGTCTCGATTCTGGAGTTTGGTGCGGTTGGAGATGGTAAAACGCTGAACACGGTCGCGTTTCAGAATGCTGTCTTCTATCTCAAGTCTTTCGCCGATAAAGGCGGCGCTCAGCTCTACGTTCCTCCCGGACGGTGGCTCACCGGCAGTTTCAATCTCACCAGTCACCTCACTCTCTTCCTCGAGAGAGACGCCGTCATTCTTGCCTCCCAg GATCCATCGCATTGGCAAGTCGTTGATCCGTTACCATCGTACGGACGAGGCATTGATCTACCGGGGAGGAGACACATGAGCTTGATTAACGGATATGAGCTACGTGATGTAGTAGTTACAG GTGATAACGGTACTATAGATGGTCAAGGCCTGTTTTGGTGGGATAGGTTTAATTCTCATTCTTTAAAGTACAGTCGACCGCATCTCGTCGAGTTTGTCTCTTCAGAAAATGTCATTGTCTCTAATCTTACGTTCTTGAATGCTCCTGCTTATACTATCCATACGGTTTATTGCAG TCATGTATACATTCATAGAGTAACAGCTAATACTTCTCCAGAATCTCCTTATACCATAGGCATTGTCCCTG aTTCTTCTGATAATGTGTGCATCCAAGACTCTAACATCAACATGGGGTATGACGCAATTTCGCTAAAAAGTGGTTGGGACCAATACGGTATCTCGTACGCAAGAGCTACTGCTAATGTCCAGATACGAGACGTTCACCTCAGAGCAGCTTCTGGTTCCTCTATTTCCTTCGGCAGTGAAATGTCTGGTGGCATATCTGATGTCGTGGTCCGCGGTGCTTACATGCACGACTCGTTGTCCGGGATCGCTTTTAGGACAACAAAAGGAAGAGGCGGTTACATTAAAGAGATTGACGTTTCCAACATCCATATGGTTAACGTTGGGACTGCGTTTCTAGCTAACGGTAGCTTTGGGACTCACCCTGATTCGGGTTTCGATGAAAATGCTTTCCCGCTAGTGAGTCACATAAGGTTACATGGCATTGTTGGAGAGAACATAACCATCGCAGGAGAGCTCTTTGGAACCGAAGAGTCTCCTTTTACTTCGGTTGTGCTGTCGGATATCTCTCTGTCGATGACGAACTCTGGTTCTCCTGATGATGATTCTTGGAGATGCTTGTATGTGGAGGGCTCTTCACAGTCCGTGGTCCCTGAACCCTGCTCCGAGCTGGAGAGTTATGGAAATTCTTATGGCAGAGCTGTGGCTTGA
- the LOC108848497 gene encoding probable polygalacturonase isoform X3 — translation MLCQVALVLLLALISLIRSHGAGNVCDLGRRPNSRPHSVSILEFGAVGDGKTLNTVAFQNAVFYLKSFADKGGAQLYVPPGRWLTGSFNLTSHLTLFLERDAVILASQDPSHWQVVDPLPSYGRGIDLPGRRHMSLINGYELRDVVVTGDNGTIDGQGLFWWDRFNSHSLKYSRPHLVEFVSSENVIVSNLTFLNAPAYTIHTVYCSHVYIHRVTANTSPESPYTIGIVPDSSDNVCIQDSNINMGYDAISLKSGWDQYGISYARATANVQIRDVHLRAASGSSISFGSEMSGGISDVVVRGAYMHDSLSGIAFRTTKGRGGYIKEIDVSNIHMVNVGTAFLANGSFGTHPDSGFDENAFPLVSHIRLHGIVGENITIAGELFGTEESPFTSVVLSDISLSMTNSGSPDDDSWRCLYVEGSSQSVVPEPCSELESYGNSYGRAVA, via the exons A tgttgTGTCAGGTGGCACTAGTTTTGCTTCTGGCATTGATCAGTCTGATTCGTAGCCACGGCGCAGGAAACGTATGCGATCTTGGTCGGAGACCGAACTCGAGGCCACACAGCGTCTCGATTCTGGAGTTTGGTGCGGTTGGAGATGGTAAAACGCTGAACACGGTCGCGTTTCAGAATGCTGTCTTCTATCTCAAGTCTTTCGCCGATAAAGGCGGCGCTCAGCTCTACGTTCCTCCCGGACGGTGGCTCACCGGCAGTTTCAATCTCACCAGTCACCTCACTCTCTTCCTCGAGAGAGACGCCGTCATTCTTGCCTCCCAg GATCCATCGCATTGGCAAGTCGTTGATCCGTTACCATCGTACGGACGAGGCATTGATCTACCGGGGAGGAGACACATGAGCTTGATTAACGGATATGAGCTACGTGATGTAGTAGTTACAG GTGATAACGGTACTATAGATGGTCAAGGCCTGTTTTGGTGGGATAGGTTTAATTCTCATTCTTTAAAGTACAGTCGACCGCATCTCGTCGAGTTTGTCTCTTCAGAAAATGTCATTGTCTCTAATCTTACGTTCTTGAATGCTCCTGCTTATACTATCCATACGGTTTATTGCAG TCATGTATACATTCATAGAGTAACAGCTAATACTTCTCCAGAATCTCCTTATACCATAGGCATTGTCCCTG aTTCTTCTGATAATGTGTGCATCCAAGACTCTAACATCAACATGGGGTATGACGCAATTTCGCTAAAAAGTGGTTGGGACCAATACGGTATCTCGTACGCAAGAGCTACTGCTAATGTCCAGATACGAGACGTTCACCTCAGAGCAGCTTCTGGTTCCTCTATTTCCTTCGGCAGTGAAATGTCTGGTGGCATATCTGATGTCGTGGTCCGCGGTGCTTACATGCACGACTCGTTGTCCGGGATCGCTTTTAGGACAACAAAAGGAAGAGGCGGTTACATTAAAGAGATTGACGTTTCCAACATCCATATGGTTAACGTTGGGACTGCGTTTCTAGCTAACGGTAGCTTTGGGACTCACCCTGATTCGGGTTTCGATGAAAATGCTTTCCCGCTAGTGAGTCACATAAGGTTACATGGCATTGTTGGAGAGAACATAACCATCGCAGGAGAGCTCTTTGGAACCGAAGAGTCTCCTTTTACTTCGGTTGTGCTGTCGGATATCTCTCTGTCGATGACGAACTCTGGTTCTCCTGATGATGATTCTTGGAGATGCTTGTATGTGGAGGGCTCTTCACAGTCCGTGGTCCCTGAACCCTGCTCCGAGCTGGAGAGTTATGGAAATTCTTATGGCAGAGCTGTGGCTTGA
- the LOC108848497 gene encoding probable polygalacturonase isoform X2, with product MPVMLCQVALVLLLALISLIRSHGAGNVCDLGRRPNSRPHSVSILEFGAVGDGKTLNTVAFQNAVFYLKSFADKGGAQLYVPPGRWLTGSFNLTSHLTLFLERDAVILASQDPSHWQVVDPLPSYGRGIDLPGRRHMSLINGYELRDVVVTGDNGTIDGQGLFWWDRFNSHSLKYSRPHLVEFVSSENVIVSNLTFLNAPAYTIHTVYCSHVYIHRVTANTSPESPYTIGIVPDSSDNVCIQDSNINMGYDAISLKSGWDQYGISYARATANVQIRDVHLRAASGSSISFGSEMSGGISDVVVRGAYMHDSLSGIAFRTTKGRGGYIKEIDVSNIHMVNVGTAFLANGSFGTHPDSGFDENAFPLVSHIRLHGIVGENITIAGELFGTEESPFTSVVLSDISLSMTNSGSPDDDSWRCLYVEGSSQSVVPEPCSELESYGNSYGRAVA from the exons ATGCCAGTAA tgttgTGTCAGGTGGCACTAGTTTTGCTTCTGGCATTGATCAGTCTGATTCGTAGCCACGGCGCAGGAAACGTATGCGATCTTGGTCGGAGACCGAACTCGAGGCCACACAGCGTCTCGATTCTGGAGTTTGGTGCGGTTGGAGATGGTAAAACGCTGAACACGGTCGCGTTTCAGAATGCTGTCTTCTATCTCAAGTCTTTCGCCGATAAAGGCGGCGCTCAGCTCTACGTTCCTCCCGGACGGTGGCTCACCGGCAGTTTCAATCTCACCAGTCACCTCACTCTCTTCCTCGAGAGAGACGCCGTCATTCTTGCCTCCCAg GATCCATCGCATTGGCAAGTCGTTGATCCGTTACCATCGTACGGACGAGGCATTGATCTACCGGGGAGGAGACACATGAGCTTGATTAACGGATATGAGCTACGTGATGTAGTAGTTACAG GTGATAACGGTACTATAGATGGTCAAGGCCTGTTTTGGTGGGATAGGTTTAATTCTCATTCTTTAAAGTACAGTCGACCGCATCTCGTCGAGTTTGTCTCTTCAGAAAATGTCATTGTCTCTAATCTTACGTTCTTGAATGCTCCTGCTTATACTATCCATACGGTTTATTGCAG TCATGTATACATTCATAGAGTAACAGCTAATACTTCTCCAGAATCTCCTTATACCATAGGCATTGTCCCTG aTTCTTCTGATAATGTGTGCATCCAAGACTCTAACATCAACATGGGGTATGACGCAATTTCGCTAAAAAGTGGTTGGGACCAATACGGTATCTCGTACGCAAGAGCTACTGCTAATGTCCAGATACGAGACGTTCACCTCAGAGCAGCTTCTGGTTCCTCTATTTCCTTCGGCAGTGAAATGTCTGGTGGCATATCTGATGTCGTGGTCCGCGGTGCTTACATGCACGACTCGTTGTCCGGGATCGCTTTTAGGACAACAAAAGGAAGAGGCGGTTACATTAAAGAGATTGACGTTTCCAACATCCATATGGTTAACGTTGGGACTGCGTTTCTAGCTAACGGTAGCTTTGGGACTCACCCTGATTCGGGTTTCGATGAAAATGCTTTCCCGCTAGTGAGTCACATAAGGTTACATGGCATTGTTGGAGAGAACATAACCATCGCAGGAGAGCTCTTTGGAACCGAAGAGTCTCCTTTTACTTCGGTTGTGCTGTCGGATATCTCTCTGTCGATGACGAACTCTGGTTCTCCTGATGATGATTCTTGGAGATGCTTGTATGTGGAGGGCTCTTCACAGTCCGTGGTCCCTGAACCCTGCTCCGAGCTGGAGAGTTATGGAAATTCTTATGGCAGAGCTGTGGCTTGA
- the LOC108848497 gene encoding probable polygalacturonase isoform X1, whose translation MIYVSFQVLCQVALVLLLALISLIRSHGAGNVCDLGRRPNSRPHSVSILEFGAVGDGKTLNTVAFQNAVFYLKSFADKGGAQLYVPPGRWLTGSFNLTSHLTLFLERDAVILASQDPSHWQVVDPLPSYGRGIDLPGRRHMSLINGYELRDVVVTGDNGTIDGQGLFWWDRFNSHSLKYSRPHLVEFVSSENVIVSNLTFLNAPAYTIHTVYCSHVYIHRVTANTSPESPYTIGIVPDSSDNVCIQDSNINMGYDAISLKSGWDQYGISYARATANVQIRDVHLRAASGSSISFGSEMSGGISDVVVRGAYMHDSLSGIAFRTTKGRGGYIKEIDVSNIHMVNVGTAFLANGSFGTHPDSGFDENAFPLVSHIRLHGIVGENITIAGELFGTEESPFTSVVLSDISLSMTNSGSPDDDSWRCLYVEGSSQSVVPEPCSELESYGNSYGRAVA comes from the exons ATGATATacgtttcttttcaagtgttgTGTCAGGTGGCACTAGTTTTGCTTCTGGCATTGATCAGTCTGATTCGTAGCCACGGCGCAGGAAACGTATGCGATCTTGGTCGGAGACCGAACTCGAGGCCACACAGCGTCTCGATTCTGGAGTTTGGTGCGGTTGGAGATGGTAAAACGCTGAACACGGTCGCGTTTCAGAATGCTGTCTTCTATCTCAAGTCTTTCGCCGATAAAGGCGGCGCTCAGCTCTACGTTCCTCCCGGACGGTGGCTCACCGGCAGTTTCAATCTCACCAGTCACCTCACTCTCTTCCTCGAGAGAGACGCCGTCATTCTTGCCTCCCAg GATCCATCGCATTGGCAAGTCGTTGATCCGTTACCATCGTACGGACGAGGCATTGATCTACCGGGGAGGAGACACATGAGCTTGATTAACGGATATGAGCTACGTGATGTAGTAGTTACAG GTGATAACGGTACTATAGATGGTCAAGGCCTGTTTTGGTGGGATAGGTTTAATTCTCATTCTTTAAAGTACAGTCGACCGCATCTCGTCGAGTTTGTCTCTTCAGAAAATGTCATTGTCTCTAATCTTACGTTCTTGAATGCTCCTGCTTATACTATCCATACGGTTTATTGCAG TCATGTATACATTCATAGAGTAACAGCTAATACTTCTCCAGAATCTCCTTATACCATAGGCATTGTCCCTG aTTCTTCTGATAATGTGTGCATCCAAGACTCTAACATCAACATGGGGTATGACGCAATTTCGCTAAAAAGTGGTTGGGACCAATACGGTATCTCGTACGCAAGAGCTACTGCTAATGTCCAGATACGAGACGTTCACCTCAGAGCAGCTTCTGGTTCCTCTATTTCCTTCGGCAGTGAAATGTCTGGTGGCATATCTGATGTCGTGGTCCGCGGTGCTTACATGCACGACTCGTTGTCCGGGATCGCTTTTAGGACAACAAAAGGAAGAGGCGGTTACATTAAAGAGATTGACGTTTCCAACATCCATATGGTTAACGTTGGGACTGCGTTTCTAGCTAACGGTAGCTTTGGGACTCACCCTGATTCGGGTTTCGATGAAAATGCTTTCCCGCTAGTGAGTCACATAAGGTTACATGGCATTGTTGGAGAGAACATAACCATCGCAGGAGAGCTCTTTGGAACCGAAGAGTCTCCTTTTACTTCGGTTGTGCTGTCGGATATCTCTCTGTCGATGACGAACTCTGGTTCTCCTGATGATGATTCTTGGAGATGCTTGTATGTGGAGGGCTCTTCACAGTCCGTGGTCCCTGAACCCTGCTCCGAGCTGGAGAGTTATGGAAATTCTTATGGCAGAGCTGTGGCTTGA
- the LOC108848854 gene encoding vicilin-like seed storage protein At2g18540 → MSFCNQLSRLVNQQRPLTKHSFRSLSSEATHHRSHQETHSFLEPESYIGSWEAPKDPKDAERLLARIRREYAKKVSLYRRDYVHEIEMLRVEKQRKDEARLLAERAANEERRRLKAEAAKVRAEERKVFEEEFRRTLMKEREEKLEFWRMTGLKREDKKKARKKLLHEQSSLWIEPKELEKKITEALVDSTTL, encoded by the exons ATGTCTTTCTGCAATCAACTAAGCCGTCTCGTCAACCAACAACGCCCTCTCACCAAACACTCTTTCCGATCTCTCTCCTCGGAAGCGACTCACCACAGGTCCCACCAAGAGACGCACAGTTTCCTCGAGCCGGAGAGCTACATAGGGAGCTGGGAGGCTCCCAAGGACCCCAAAGACGCGGAGAGATTGCTCGCGCGGATCAGGAGAGAGTACGCGAAGAAAGTGAGCCTGTATCGCAGAGACTACGTTCACGAGATCGAGATGCTCAGGGTGGAGAAGCAGCGTAAGGATGAGGCGAGGCTGCTCGCTGAGCGTGCCGCTAATGAGGAGAGACGGCGTTTGAAAGCTGAGGCTGCTAAGGTTAGAGCTGAGGAGCGTAAGGTTTTCGAGGAAGAGTTCAGGAGAACTTTG ATGAAAGAAAGAGAGGAAAAGCTGGAGTTCTGGAGAATGACGGGACTGAAAAGGGAAGATAAGAAGAAAGCGAGAAAGAAGCTGTTGCATGAGCAAAGCTCTCTGTGGATCGAGCCAAAGGAACTGGAGAAGAAGATTACGGAAGCCCTGGTTGATTCCACTActctctaa
- the LOC108852316 gene encoding exopolygalacturonase-like gives MTNYNFIIVVKLLVIFLIFVSPKEILAFYDRFYGYAEAPMQQEIFDVSEFGASPNADSDNTLAFGKTWEAACNHQGRSKFYVPGGKFLVGEIEFKGPCRTESTMEVEITGDLIAPTSIKVFPSYQWITFSQLNDIFLYGSTNLEGRGDVEAWKQEGCKESKCGKLITSLSLANVSNAIIKDVSLSNAKGFHLRLHSSRNVTVHNVSFSSPWDSPNTDGIHVHSSSIVNITNSTIGVGDDCVSISTGSLDVLVSGTRCGPGHGFSIGSLGKVENEEEVRRIKVQNCTVDGAANGVRIKTWPASPPSQASDITFEDILMINVSNPIIIDQEYCPSDSCNTTSASRVKLSNIEFNNIRGTYGSDFGVNLKCSSLVACENITLIDVNLNGTKTSTDKWQQEKFSTKGWLNGLAVFNSTFN, from the exons ATGACTAACTATAATTTTATCATTGTCGTCAAGCTCTTGGTTATCTTCTTAATCTTTGTTTCACCAAAGGAAATATTAGCTTTTTATGATAGATTCTATGGATATGCTGAAGCACCAATGCAGCAAGAAATTTTTGATGTCTCCGAGTTCGGAGCCAGCCCTAACGCGGACTCAGACAACACTCTT GCCTTTGGGAAGACATGGGAGGCAGCTTGCAACCACCAAGGAAGATCAAAATTTTACGTCCCGGGAGGTAAATTTTTAGTGGGTGAGATCGAGTTCAAGGGCCCTTGTCGCACTGAATCAACCATGGAAGTAGAGATTACAGGAGATCTAATTGCTCCAACGAGCATTAAGGTGTTCCCTTCGTATCAATGGATTACTTTTAGTCAACTAAACGATATCTTCTTGTACGGAAGTACCAACTTAGAGGGTAGAGGCGACGTCGAAGCCTGGAAACAAGAAGGTTGCAAGGAATCCAAATGTGGCAAACTCATAACG TCTCTGAGCTTGGCCAACGTGTCAAATGCAATAATCAAAGACGTTTCGTTATCAAATGCGAAAGGGTTTCATTTGCGGTTACACTCTTCTAGAAACGTTACGGTCCACAACGTCAGTTTCAGCTCCCCATGGGACAGTCCGAACACCGATGGGATCCACGTTCATAGCTCCTCAATTGTCAACATCACCAACTCAACCATCGGAGTCGGAGACGATTGCGTCTCCATCTCAACTGGGAGTCTAGACGTGCTTGTCTCTGGCACACGTTGTGGTCCAGGCCATGGATTCAG TATAGGGAGCTTGGGGAAGGTTGAGAACGAGGAAGAAGTGAGAAGAATTAAGGTTCAAAACTGCACCGTTGACGGAGCTGCTAACGGAGTTAGAATTAAGACATGGCCGGCATCACCGCCGAGCCAAGCTAGTGATATAACGTTCGAGgatattttaatgattaatgTCTCTAATCCCATTATCATTGATCAAGAGTATTGCCCTTCTGATAGCTGCAACACCACCTCT GCATCGAGGGTGAAACTGAGCAACATAGAGTTCAACAACATACGAGGGACGTACGGAAGTGATTTCGGGGTGAATCTGAAGTGCAGCTCTCTCGTGGCATGTGAGAACATAACGCTTATCGACGTCAATCTCAACGGTACTAAGACGTCGACGGATAAGTGGCAGCAAGAGAAATTTAGTACGAAGGGTTGGCTTAATGGCTTAGCGGTTTTTAACTCAACTTTTAACTAG